From Eptesicus fuscus isolate TK198812 chromosome 13, DD_ASM_mEF_20220401, whole genome shotgun sequence, the proteins below share one genomic window:
- the LOC103302831 gene encoding olfactory receptor 56B4-like, translated as MDTSTSVTNSSSLHISQFILMGLPGIHEWQHWLSLPLALLYLLALAANLLIFITIQHEPTLHEPMYHFLGILALVDIGLATTIMPKIMAIFWFDAKAISLPECFAQMYVIHCFFGMESGIFLCMAVDRYIAICHPLRYPSIVTDTFMAKVTGFIALRNGLLTIPVPVLAAQRLYCSKNEIDHCLCSNLGVISLACDDITVNKFYQLFLAWVLLGSDMALVFSSYALILHTVLRLSSVEAMSKALSTCSSHLILILFFYSGIIVLSITHLVGEKFPIIPVLLNVLHNIIPPALNPMVYALRIHELRLGFQRLLGWMKNCPPTSEVTSSL; from the coding sequence ATGGACACCTCCACCAGTGTTACCAACAGTTCCAGCCTCCACATCTCCCAGTTCATCTTGATGGGGCTCCCAGGCATTCACGAGTGGCAGCACTggctctccctgcccctggctctgCTCTACCTATTAGCTCTTGCTGCCAATCTCCTCATCTTCATCACCATCCAACATGAGCCCACGCTCCATGAGCCCATGTACCATTTCCTGGGCATATTGGCACTCGTCGACATTGGCTTGGCCACCACCATTATGCCCAAGATTATGGCTATCTTCTGGTTTGATGCCAAGGCCATCAGCCTCCCTGAATGTTTTGCTCAGATGTATGTCATCCACTGCTTTTTTGGTATGGAGTCCGGTATCTTCCTCTGCATGGCAGTGGACAGATACATAGCCATCTGTCACCCTCTTCGATACCCCTCCATAGTCACTGACACTTTTATGGCCAAGGTCACAGGATTCATTGCGCTCAGGAATGGCTTGTTGACCATCCCAGTGCCTGTCCTGGCGGCCCAAAGACTCTACTGCTCCAAGAATGAAATTGACCACTGCCTGTGCTCTAACTTGGGGGTTATCAGTCTAGCTTGTGATGACATCACTGTGAACAAATTTTACCAACTGTTCTTAGCATGGGTCCTACTTGGGAGTGATATGGCTCTGGTTTTTTCTTCCTATGCTCTAATCCTTCACACTGTGCTGAGACTTAGCTCAGTAGAAGCAATGTCCAAGGCTCTGAGCACCTGCAGCTCCCacctcatcctcatcctcttcTTCTACTCAGGTATCATTGTGCTGTCCATCACACACCTTGTAGGAGAAAAGTTTCCCATTATCCCTGTACTCCTTAATGTGCTGCACAATATCATCCCTCCTGCTCTCAACCCCATGGTCTATGCTCTCAGGATACATGAGCTCAGACTGGGTTTCCAGAGGCTGCTTGGGTGGATGAAGAATTGTCCACCCACTTCAGAAGTAACTTCATCTTTATAA